One Actinomycetota bacterium genomic window carries:
- a CDS encoding copper transporter, translating into MISLRYHIVSLVAVFLALALGIVVGSTVLQEGTVSVLRATSDQVREQSERNSRENVALKQENSRLQSFGATVLPDLVRGRLDGRSVVLVDTDKVDSGLRDGVRKVLEDAGAEVDGQITFADERLALGADADRTAAGRLLGVDAGDPQVLRGQLVKRLAERLANPAAIPQDDRQRASDMLTGLQDADFLADLRLSRPLAAGSDPFPRQGSIFVLLGPAATATTAVAPDAFLVPLADQVSGLAGGAVAGGEAADVPRETSWILALRDNRAVSRRVSGIDSVDKVYGQLALVEALEDRLQQEAAGQYGVKDGASGLLPERTEGS; encoded by the coding sequence GTGATCAGCCTGCGCTACCACATCGTGTCGCTGGTGGCCGTGTTCCTCGCCCTGGCCCTCGGCATCGTGGTCGGCAGCACCGTGCTGCAGGAGGGGACCGTCTCGGTCCTGCGCGCCACCAGCGACCAGGTCCGGGAGCAGAGCGAGCGGAACAGCCGCGAGAACGTCGCCTTGAAGCAGGAGAACTCCCGCCTGCAGAGCTTCGGCGCCACCGTCCTGCCCGACCTGGTGCGGGGCCGGCTCGACGGCCGGTCGGTGGTGCTGGTCGACACCGACAAGGTCGACAGCGGCCTGCGCGACGGCGTGCGCAAGGTCCTGGAGGACGCCGGGGCAGAGGTCGACGGCCAGATCACCTTCGCCGACGAGCGGCTCGCCCTTGGCGCCGACGCCGACCGGACGGCCGCCGGGCGGCTCCTGGGCGTCGACGCCGGCGACCCCCAGGTCCTCCGCGGCCAGCTGGTCAAGCGGCTGGCCGAGCGGCTGGCCAACCCGGCGGCCATCCCCCAGGACGACAGGCAGCGGGCCTCCGACATGCTCACCGGTCTCCAGGACGCCGACTTCCTGGCCGACCTGCGGCTCAGCCGGCCGCTGGCCGCCGGCAGCGACCCGTTCCCGCGCCAGGGCTCGATCTTCGTGCTCCTCGGCCCGGCGGCCACCGCCACCACCGCCGTGGCCCCCGACGCCTTCCTCGTCCCCCTGGCCGACCAGGTCTCGGGACTCGCCGGCGGGGCCGTGGCCGGGGGTGAGGCGGCCGACGTCCCCCGGGAGACCTCCTGGATCCTCGCCCTGCGCGACAACCGGGCGGTGAGCCGCCGGGTGTCCGGGATCGACTCGGTCGACAAGGTCTACGGCCAGCTCGCCCTGGTCGAGGCCCTCGAGGACCGCCTCCAGCAGGAGGCCGCCGGCCAGTACGGCGTCAAGGACGGCGCCTCCGGGCTCCTCCCCGAGCGGACCGAGGGATCGTGA
- a CDS encoding glycosyltransferase family 2 protein encodes MGAEGTVLALVPARDEAERVGATVQALRALPGVAEVLVVSDGSTDATAAKALEAGAHCLALPRNLGKGGALNAGLAALMGRVAERLSPEPAVLLLADADLADTAGRLGRLLDPVLAGEADLAIADLPAQQGAGGFGVAMGLARRGMARATGRRMAEPLSGQRAVRWEALPAVLPFAPGFGVEVAMTMDALRAGLRVVEVEVDLHHNATGKDLAGLLHRARQARAIARELTRRRSWRPTPNGHPASPAEPPAASGSPGAGAHSAETPADGGSPDREGRQGARGGGGGFPQPPQPPQPPQDGG; translated from the coding sequence GTGGGCGCGGAAGGGACCGTGCTCGCCCTGGTGCCGGCCAGGGACGAGGCCGAGCGGGTCGGGGCGACGGTCCAGGCGCTGCGGGCGCTGCCCGGGGTGGCCGAGGTGCTGGTGGTCAGCGACGGGTCGACCGACGCCACCGCCGCCAAGGCCCTGGAGGCCGGGGCCCACTGCCTGGCCCTGCCCCGCAACCTGGGCAAGGGCGGCGCCCTCAACGCCGGGCTGGCCGCCCTCATGGGCCGGGTCGCCGAGCGGCTCAGCCCCGAGCCGGCGGTGCTGCTGCTGGCCGACGCCGACCTGGCCGACACGGCCGGGCGGCTCGGCCGCCTGCTCGACCCGGTCCTGGCCGGCGAGGCCGACCTGGCCATCGCCGACCTCCCCGCCCAGCAGGGCGCCGGCGGCTTCGGCGTCGCCATGGGCCTGGCCCGCCGCGGCATGGCCCGGGCGACCGGCCGCCGCATGGCCGAGCCCCTGTCCGGCCAGCGCGCGGTCCGCTGGGAGGCCCTCCCGGCCGTGCTGCCGTTCGCCCCCGGGTTCGGGGTCGAGGTCGCCATGACCATGGACGCCCTCCGCGCCGGCCTCCGCGTGGTCGAGGTCGAGGTCGACCTCCACCACAACGCCACCGGCAAGGACCTCGCCGGCCTCCTCCACCGTGCCCGCCAAGCCCGCGCCATCGCCCGCGAGCTCACCCGCCGCCGATCCTGGCGCCCCACCCCCAACGGCCACCCCGCCTCCCCTGCCGAGCCCCCCGCTGCCAGTGGGAGCCCCGGGGCAGGCGCCCACAGCGCTGAGACCCCCGCCGATGGCGGGAGCCCCGATCGGGAGGGTCGCCAAGGTGCCCGGGGAGGTGGCGGCGGGTTTCCCCAGCCCCCCCAGCCCCCCCAGCCCCCCCAGGACGGTGGCTGA